A part of Methanohalobium evestigatum Z-7303 genomic DNA contains:
- a CDS encoding efflux RND transporter permease subunit, with amino-acid sequence MDGATTKSNIIKAFDVLFIFVLAFVCVVMPTVLKGAVLVGWEKGGELGYTFDPVTFIGFVAAILGFFFVILFHSVKNYKY; translated from the coding sequence ATGGACGGAGCGACTACTAAAAGTAACATTATCAAAGCTTTTGACGTCCTTTTCATATTCGTACTTGCCTTTGTCTGTGTTGTAATGCCAACTGTCCTCAAAGGTGCAGTACTGGTTGGATGGGAAAAAGGAGGTGAATTGGGTTATACCTTTGACCCAGTAACCTTTATAGGATTCGTAGCGGCTATACTGGGGTTCTTCTTTGTGATACTGTTTCACTCTGTCAAGAACTACAAGTACTGA
- a CDS encoding desulfoferrodoxin family protein has product MVHEGYKLKINRPKDLSNLTEDEKEHLPLIKAPDEVVEGNEFEVTVNVGHKPHPMKEEHYIEWIQLYFNGELVEEKTFTPNDEKAEAKFKVYAKEDIIAAYQFENCYIHGYNVCGECDGKVVATSLTALGYCNTHGLWEETRGIEVVSKDVGEGRVCTWTHRF; this is encoded by the coding sequence ATGGTACATGAAGGATACAAACTTAAAATCAATCGTCCAAAAGATTTGTCAAACCTTACCGAGGACGAAAAAGAACATTTACCGCTTATCAAAGCACCGGATGAAGTGGTTGAAGGTAATGAATTTGAGGTTACCGTAAATGTGGGGCACAAACCGCATCCAATGAAAGAAGAACATTATATCGAATGGATCCAGTTATATTTTAACGGTGAACTGGTAGAAGAGAAAACCTTTACACCAAACGATGAAAAAGCTGAAGCCAAATTTAAAGTATATGCAAAAGAGGATATAATAGCTGCATATCAGTTCGAAAACTGTTATATCCATGGCTACAACGTCTGCGGTGAATGCGATGGTAAAGTAGTGGCTACCAGTTTAACAGCTCTTGGATATTGCAATACTCATGGGTTGTGGGAAGAAACAAGAGGTATTGAGGTTGTGTCAAAAGATGTGGGCGAAGGTCGTGTCTGTACCTGGACTCACAGATTTTGA